Proteins from one Pseudomonas sp. KBS0710 genomic window:
- a CDS encoding efflux transporter outer membrane subunit encodes MTDSTLTKLAMSMPRGSRIASLLLCGALLSACAIGPDYKRPEVVEPAQYKEAQGWRQANPSDSLARGAWWELYGDRQLNELVTRLNNSNQTVAQAEARFRQAQAQVRSARGAFFPTVDLSAGKTRASQGTGSSNASLSSSSSGIRDTLNAQLGVSWEADVWGKLRRGLEANEATAEASSADLAAMRLSQQSELVQDYLQLRVMDEQTRLLQATLETYQRSLTMTENQYRAGVSDKAAIAQAQTQLKTTQASLIDLIWQRAQLENAIAVLIGEAPANFNLAVSKDIPALPQIPVSVPSQLLERRPDIASAERSVIAANANIGVAKAAYYPDLTLSLAGGYSSSTYADWISLPNRFWSVGPKLAMTLFDGGQRSAEVDRSVASYDETVAKYRQTVLDGFREVENYMVQLKVLEDEAVVSNEALEAARESLRLTQNQYKAGLIAYLDVVTVQATALSNERTVLTLLQTRLVASVQLIAALGGGWDGQTSLAEKQ; translated from the coding sequence ATGACCGATTCAACCTTGACTAAATTGGCCATGAGCATGCCCCGTGGTTCCCGCATCGCCAGCCTGCTGCTGTGCGGCGCCTTGCTCAGCGCCTGCGCCATCGGCCCGGATTACAAACGCCCGGAGGTGGTCGAACCCGCGCAGTACAAGGAAGCCCAGGGCTGGCGTCAGGCCAACCCCAGCGATTCCCTGGCCCGGGGTGCCTGGTGGGAGTTGTACGGCGATCGCCAGCTTAATGAGCTGGTCACGCGGCTTAACAATTCCAACCAGACCGTAGCCCAGGCCGAAGCGCGCTTCCGCCAGGCCCAGGCCCAGGTGCGCAGCGCGCGCGGGGCGTTTTTCCCAACGGTGGACCTGAGCGCCGGTAAAACCCGTGCCAGCCAGGGCACCGGCAGCAGTAATGCCAGCCTCAGCAGTTCCAGCAGTGGTATCCGCGACACGCTCAATGCCCAGTTGGGCGTGAGTTGGGAGGCCGATGTATGGGGCAAGTTACGCCGTGGCCTGGAAGCCAATGAAGCCACCGCTGAGGCCAGCTCGGCGGATTTGGCGGCGATGCGTTTGAGCCAGCAATCGGAGTTGGTGCAGGACTATCTGCAACTGCGCGTGATGGACGAGCAGACGCGTTTGTTGCAAGCCACGCTGGAGACTTATCAGCGCTCGCTGACGATGACTGAAAACCAGTACCGGGCGGGGGTTTCCGATAAAGCCGCGATTGCTCAGGCGCAGACCCAACTGAAGACCACACAGGCCAGCTTGATCGATTTGATCTGGCAGCGTGCGCAGTTGGAAAACGCCATTGCGGTGTTGATCGGCGAGGCGCCGGCCAACTTCAATCTGGCGGTGAGCAAAGACATACCTGCCTTGCCGCAGATTCCGGTGAGTGTGCCGTCGCAATTGCTTGAGCGGCGCCCGGACATTGCGTCGGCGGAGCGCTCAGTGATTGCAGCCAACGCGAATATCGGTGTGGCCAAGGCGGCTTATTACCCGGACCTGACCTTGAGCCTGGCGGGTGGGTATTCCAGCAGTACCTATGCGGACTGGATCAGTTTGCCCAACCGGTTCTGGTCGGTGGGGCCAAAGCTTGCGATGACCTTGTTTGACGGTGGGCAGCGTTCGGCGGAGGTTGATCGTAGCGTGGCGTCCTATGACGAGACGGTGGCCAAGTACCGCCAGACGGTGCTGGATGGTTTTCGCGAAGTGGAAAACTATATGGTGCAGTTGAAGGTGCTGGAAGATGAGGCGGTGGTCAGCAATGAAGCCCTGGAGGCCGCGCGCGAGTCCCTGCGGCTGACGCAGAATCAGTACAAGGCCGGGTTGATCGCCTACCTGGATGTGGTGACCGTGCAGGCCACGGCGTTGAGTAATGAGCGCACGGTGCTCACGTTGTTGCAGACGCGCCTGGTTGCGAGTGTGCAGTTGATTGCGGCGCTGGGCGGCGGTTGGGATGGGCAAACGTCTTTGGCCGAGAAGCAGTAG
- a CDS encoding efflux RND transporter permease subunit — MNLSGPFIRRPVATMLLSLAIMLLGGVSFNLLPVSPLPQIDFPVIVVSASLPGASPEVMASTVATPLERSFGAIAGITTMSSSSSQGSTRVILAFDSDRDINGAAREVQAAINASRNLLPSGMRSMPTYKKINPSQAPIMVLSLTSDVLQKGQLYDLASTILSQSLSQVPGVGEVQIGGSSLPAVRIELEPKALDQYGVALDDVRNTIANANQRRPKGSLEDSERNWQIQANDQLEKAKDYEPLLIRYQNGAALRLGDVAKISDGVEDRYNSGFFNNDSAVLLVINRQSGANIIETVRQIKAQLPALQAVLPSSVKLNLAMDRSPVITATLHEAEMTLLIAVALVVLVVYLFLGNFRASLIPTLAVPVSLVGTFAVMYLFGFSLNNFSLMALILATGLVVDDAIVVLENISRHIDDGVPPMKAAYLGAEEVGFTLLSMNVSLVAVFLSILFMGGIVTNLFREFSITLSAAIIVSLIVSLTLTPMLCARWLKPHVKGHMTGLQRWSQKVNDRMVAAYATSLDWVLRHRRLTLLSLLITVGVNIALYVVVPKTFMPQQDTGQLIGFVRGDDGLSFNVMQPKMETFRQAVLKDPAVLSVAGFIGGNNGTNNAVMLVRLKPIAERKLSAQAVIERLRKEVPLVPGGRLFLMADQDLQFGGSRDQTSAQYSYILQSGDLAALRLWYPKVVAALRELPELTAIDAREGRGAAQVTLVVDRDQAKRLGIDMSMVTSVLNNAYSQRQISTIYDSLNQYQVVMEVNPKYAQDPITLNQMQVITSTGARVPLSTIAHYENSLADDRVSHEGQFASENIAFDMSPGVTVEQGTAAIERAIAKVGLPEDVIAKMAGTADAFAATQKGQPFMILGALVAVYLVLGILYESYIHPLTILSTLPSAGVGALLSIYLLGGEFSLISLLGLFLLIGVVKKNAILMIDLALQLERHDGMSPLESIRSACLLRLRPILMTTLAAILGALPLLLGSGDGAEMRQPLGLTIIGGLVFSQILTLYTTPVVYLYLDRARHRFNAWRGVRTDAALDTAL; from the coding sequence ATGAACCTGTCCGGACCTTTTATTCGCCGGCCGGTAGCCACCATGCTGCTGAGCCTGGCGATCATGTTGCTCGGTGGCGTCAGCTTTAACTTGCTGCCGGTGTCGCCGTTGCCGCAGATCGACTTCCCGGTGATCGTGGTGTCGGCCAGCTTGCCTGGCGCCAGCCCGGAGGTGATGGCCTCGACAGTGGCGACACCGCTGGAACGCTCATTCGGCGCGATTGCCGGCATCACCACCATGAGCAGCTCGTCGAGCCAGGGCTCGACGCGGGTGATTCTGGCATTCGACTCCGACCGTGATATCAACGGTGCGGCGCGCGAAGTGCAGGCGGCCATCAATGCCTCGCGCAACCTGCTGCCCAGTGGTATGCGCAGCATGCCGACCTACAAGAAGATCAACCCGTCCCAGGCACCGATCATGGTGCTCTCGCTGACCTCTGACGTGCTGCAAAAAGGCCAGCTGTACGACCTGGCCTCGACCATCCTTTCGCAAAGCCTGTCCCAGGTGCCGGGCGTGGGCGAAGTGCAGATCGGCGGCAGCTCCTTGCCGGCAGTGCGTATCGAGCTGGAACCCAAGGCACTGGACCAGTACGGCGTGGCCCTGGACGATGTGCGCAACACTATCGCCAATGCCAACCAGCGGCGGCCCAAGGGCTCCCTGGAAGACAGCGAGCGCAACTGGCAGATCCAGGCCAATGACCAGTTGGAAAAGGCCAAGGACTACGAGCCGCTGCTGATCCGCTACCAGAACGGCGCCGCCTTGCGCCTGGGGGATGTGGCGAAGATCAGCGACGGCGTCGAAGACCGCTACAACAGCGGCTTCTTCAACAACGATTCGGCGGTGCTGCTGGTGATCAACCGCCAGTCCGGCGCCAACATCATCGAGACTGTGCGGCAAATCAAGGCCCAGTTGCCGGCGTTGCAGGCGGTGCTGCCGTCCAGCGTCAAGCTCAACCTGGCCATGGACCGTTCGCCGGTGATCACCGCGACCCTGCATGAAGCCGAGATGACCTTGCTGATTGCCGTGGCCCTGGTGGTGCTGGTGGTGTACCTGTTCCTGGGGAACTTCCGCGCCTCGTTGATCCCGACCCTGGCGGTGCCGGTGTCGCTGGTCGGCACTTTTGCGGTGATGTACCTGTTTGGGTTTTCGTTGAACAACTTTTCGCTGATGGCTCTTATTCTGGCCACCGGTCTGGTGGTGGACGACGCCATCGTGGTGCTGGAGAACATTTCCCGGCATATCGACGACGGCGTGCCGCCGATGAAGGCGGCGTACCTGGGGGCCGAGGAAGTCGGCTTTACCTTGCTGTCGATGAACGTGTCGCTGGTGGCGGTGTTCCTGTCCATCCTGTTTATGGGCGGCATTGTCACCAATCTGTTCCGTGAGTTTTCCATCACCTTGTCGGCGGCGATCATTGTGTCGCTGATTGTTTCGCTGACGTTGACCCCGATGCTCTGCGCGCGCTGGCTCAAGCCGCATGTCAAAGGGCATATGACTGGTTTGCAGCGCTGGAGCCAGAAGGTCAACGACCGCATGGTTGCGGCCTACGCCACCAGCCTGGATTGGGTGCTGCGCCACCGGCGCCTGACCCTGCTGAGTTTGTTGATCACCGTGGGCGTGAACATCGCACTGTACGTGGTGGTGCCGAAAACCTTTATGCCGCAGCAGGACACCGGCCAGTTGATCGGCTTTGTGCGCGGCGATGACGGGCTGTCGTTCAATGTGATGCAGCCGAAGATGGAAACCTTCCGCCAGGCGGTACTAAAGGATCCTGCAGTGCTCAGCGTGGCCGGCTTTATCGGCGGCAACAACGGCACCAACAACGCGGTGATGCTGGTGCGCCTCAAGCCTATTGCCGAGCGCAAGCTCTCGGCCCAGGCGGTGATCGAGCGCCTGCGCAAGGAGGTGCCGCTGGTGCCGGGCGGGCGGCTGTTCCTGATGGCCGACCAGGACCTGCAATTTGGCGGCAGCCGTGACCAGACCAGTGCCCAATACTCCTACATCCTGCAAAGCGGTGATCTGGCTGCATTGCGCTTGTGGTACCCGAAAGTCGTCGCCGCCTTGCGCGAGCTGCCGGAGTTGACCGCCATCGACGCCCGCGAAGGTCGCGGTGCGGCGCAGGTGACGCTGGTGGTCGACCGCGACCAGGCCAAGCGCCTGGGCATCGACATGAGCATGGTCACCTCGGTATTGAACAATGCCTACAGTCAACGCCAGATTTCCACCATCTATGACAGCCTCAACCAGTACCAGGTGGTGATGGAAGTCAACCCGAAATACGCCCAGGACCCGATCACCCTGAACCAGATGCAGGTGATCACCTCCACGGGCGCGCGGGTGCCGTTGTCGACCATTGCCCATTACGAAAACAGCCTGGCCGATGATCGTGTCAGCCATGAAGGCCAGTTCGCCTCGGAAAACATTGCCTTTGACATGTCGCCTGGGGTGACGGTGGAGCAGGGCACGGCCGCTATCGAGCGGGCGATTGCCAAGGTCGGTTTGCCCGAGGACGTGATCGCCAAGATGGCCGGCACCGCCGATGCGTTTGCGGCGACGCAGAAGGGCCAGCCCTTCATGATTCTTGGCGCGCTGGTGGCGGTGTACCTGGTGCTGGGCATTCTGTATGAAAGTTACATTCACCCGCTGACCATCCTCTCGACCTTGCCGTCGGCCGGTGTCGGCGCGCTGCTGTCGATCTACCTGCTGGGCGGCGAGTTCAGCCTGATATCCCTGCTGGGTCTGTTCCTGCTGATCGGCGTGGTGAAGAAGAATGCGATCCTGATGATCGACTTGGCGCTGCAACTGGAGCGCCACGACGGCATGAGCCCGCTGGAATCGATCCGCAGTGCCTGCCTGCTGCGCCTGCGGCCGATTTTGATGACCACGCTCGCCGCCATCCTCGGCGCCTTGCCGTTGCTGCTCGGTTCCGGCGATGGCGCCGAAATGCGCCAGCCCCTGGGCTTGACCATCATCGGCGGGCTGGTGTTCAGCCAGATCCTGACCCTTTACACCACCCCCGTGGTTTACCTTTATCTTGACCGCGCGCGCCACCGCTTCAACGCCTGGCGTGGCGTGCGTACCGATGCTGCCTTGGATACTGCGCTATGA
- a CDS encoding MdtB/MuxB family multidrug efflux RND transporter permease subunit, giving the protein MNLSRLFILRPVATTLSMLAIVLAGIISYRLLPVSALPQVDYPTIRVMTLYPGASPDVMTSAVTAPLERQFGQMPGLTQMASTSSGGASVLTLRFNLDINMDVAEQQVQAAINAATNLLPKDLPAPPVYNKVNPADTPVLTLAITSKTMLLPKLNDLVDTRMAQKIAQISGVGMVSIAGGQRQAVRIKVNPEALAANGLNLSDVRTLIAASNVNQPKGNFDGPTRVSMLDANDQLVSPAQYAELILAYNNGAPLRLKDVAQIVDGAENERLAAWANENQAVLLNIQRQPGANVIEVVDRIKALLPSITDNLPAGLDVTVLTDRTQTIRASVKDVQHELLIAIALVVMVTFLFLRRVSATIIPSIAVPLSLVGTFGVMYLAGFSINNLTLMALTIATGFVVDDAIVMLENISRYIEEGETPMAAALKGAKQIGFTLISLTLSLIAVLIPLLFMADVVGRLFREFAITLAVAILISLVVSLTLTPMMCARLLKREPKEEEQGRFYKASGAWIDWLIEAYGRKLQWVLKHQPLTLLVAIATLGLTVVLYLVVPKGFFPVQDTGVIQGISEAPQSISFAAMSQRQQELAKVILADPSVESLSSYIGVDGDNATLNSGRLLINLKAHGQRDVSAAQVITRLQPQIDKLVGIRLFMQPVQDLTIEDRVSRTQYQFSMSSPDADLLALWSDKLVHALSQLPELTDVASDLQDKGLQVFLVIDRDAASRLGVSVSTITDALYDAFGQRQISTIYTQASQYRVVLQAQSGETLGPAALNQIHVKTTDGGQVRLSSLAHVEQRQAQLAIAHIGQFPAVMMSFNLAPGVALGKGVELINQTQKDIGMPVGVQTQFQGAAQAFEASLSSTLLLILAAVVTMYIVLGVLYESYIHPITILSTLPSAAVGALLALLLSGNDLGMIAIIGIILLIGIVKKNAIMMIDFALDAERNQGLDPQTAIYQAALLRFRPILMTTLAALFGAVPLMLASGSGAELRQPLGLVMVGGLLVSQVLTLFTTPVIYLYFDRLGRRWRKEPQSLEPVES; this is encoded by the coding sequence ATGAACCTGTCGCGACTGTTTATCCTTCGCCCGGTTGCCACCACGCTGAGCATGCTGGCCATCGTCCTGGCCGGCATCATTTCTTACCGTTTGTTGCCCGTCTCGGCCTTGCCTCAGGTCGACTACCCGACCATCCGGGTGATGACCCTGTACCCCGGCGCCAGCCCGGACGTGATGACCAGCGCAGTGACCGCGCCGCTTGAGCGGCAGTTCGGGCAAATGCCCGGCCTCACACAGATGGCGTCGACCAGTTCGGGCGGCGCCTCGGTGCTGACCCTGCGCTTTAACCTCGACATCAATATGGATGTCGCCGAGCAACAGGTGCAGGCCGCGATCAACGCCGCGACCAACCTGCTGCCCAAGGATCTGCCGGCGCCGCCGGTGTACAACAAGGTCAACCCGGCGGATACCCCGGTGCTGACCCTGGCGATTACCTCCAAGACCATGTTGCTGCCCAAGCTCAACGACTTGGTTGACACGCGCATGGCGCAAAAAATTGCACAGATCAGTGGCGTCGGCATGGTCAGCATCGCCGGTGGCCAGCGCCAGGCCGTGCGCATCAAGGTCAACCCCGAGGCCCTGGCGGCCAACGGTTTGAACCTGTCAGACGTGCGCACCCTGATCGCCGCCTCCAACGTCAACCAGCCCAAGGGTAATTTCGACGGCCCCACGCGGGTGTCGATGCTCGATGCCAACGACCAGTTGGTCTCGCCTGCGCAATACGCCGAATTAATCCTGGCCTACAACAATGGCGCGCCGCTGCGCCTTAAAGACGTAGCCCAGATCGTCGACGGCGCCGAAAACGAACGCCTCGCTGCCTGGGCCAATGAAAACCAGGCGGTGCTGCTCAATATCCAGCGCCAGCCCGGCGCCAACGTGATCGAGGTGGTGGACCGCATCAAGGCGTTGCTGCCGAGCATCACCGATAACCTGCCGGCGGGCCTGGATGTGACGGTGCTTACCGACCGTACCCAGACCATCCGGGCCTCGGTAAAGGATGTACAGCACGAATTGCTGATCGCCATTGCCCTGGTGGTGATGGTGACGTTCCTGTTCCTGCGCCGGGTCAGCGCCACGATCATTCCTTCGATCGCCGTGCCGCTGTCGCTGGTGGGCACCTTTGGCGTGATGTACCTGGCAGGCTTCTCCATCAACAACCTGACGCTGATGGCGCTGACCATCGCCACCGGGTTTGTGGTGGACGATGCCATCGTGATGCTGGAGAACATCTCGCGCTATATCGAGGAAGGCGAGACGCCCATGGCGGCTGCGCTCAAGGGCGCCAAGCAAATCGGTTTCACCCTGATTTCCCTGACCCTGTCGCTGATCGCGGTACTGATTCCGCTGCTGTTCATGGCCGATGTGGTCGGGCGGCTGTTCCGCGAATTTGCCATCACCCTGGCGGTGGCGATCCTGATTTCCCTGGTGGTGTCCCTGACCCTGACGCCGATGATGTGCGCACGCCTGCTCAAGCGCGAACCCAAGGAAGAAGAACAAGGCCGTTTCTACAAGGCCAGCGGCGCGTGGATCGATTGGCTGATCGAAGCCTACGGGCGCAAATTGCAGTGGGTGCTCAAGCACCAGCCACTGACCCTGCTGGTGGCCATCGCCACCCTGGGCCTTACCGTGGTGCTGTACCTGGTGGTGCCCAAGGGGTTTTTTCCGGTGCAGGACACTGGGGTGATCCAGGGCATCTCGGAAGCACCGCAGTCGATTTCGTTTGCCGCCATGAGCCAGCGCCAGCAGGAGCTGGCCAAGGTGATCCTGGCCGACCCGTCGGTTGAGAGCCTGTCGTCCTACATTGGTGTGGATGGTGACAACGCCACCCTCAACAGCGGCCGATTGCTCATCAACCTCAAGGCCCACGGCCAGCGCGACGTGAGTGCGGCGCAAGTGATTACGCGCCTGCAACCGCAGATCGACAAGCTGGTGGGCATTCGCCTGTTCATGCAGCCGGTGCAGGACCTGACCATTGAAGACCGCGTGAGCCGCACCCAGTACCAGTTCAGCATGTCCTCGCCGGACGCCGACCTGTTGGCGCTGTGGAGCGACAAGCTGGTACACGCCCTGAGCCAATTGCCGGAACTCACCGATGTGGCCAGCGACCTGCAGGACAAGGGCCTGCAAGTGTTCCTGGTGATCGACCGCGACGCGGCCTCACGCCTTGGCGTAAGTGTGTCGACCATCACCGACGCACTGTATGACGCTTTCGGCCAGCGGCAGATTTCCACCATCTACACCCAGGCCAGCCAGTACCGCGTGGTATTGCAGGCCCAATCCGGCGAAACCCTGGGGCCGGCGGCGCTCAACCAGATCCATGTGAAAACCACCGATGGCGGCCAGGTGCGGCTGTCGAGCCTGGCGCACGTGGAGCAGCGCCAGGCGCAACTGGCAATCGCGCATATCGGCCAGTTCCCGGCGGTGATGATGTCATTCAACCTGGCCCCTGGTGTCGCGTTGGGCAAAGGCGTGGAGCTGATCAACCAGACCCAGAAGGACATCGGCATGCCAGTAGGCGTGCAGACCCAGTTCCAGGGCGCGGCCCAGGCGTTCGAAGCCTCGCTGTCGAGCACCTTGCTGCTGATCCTGGCGGCGGTGGTGACCATGTATATCGTGCTCGGCGTGCTGTACGAGAGTTACATTCACCCGATCACGATTCTCTCCACGTTGCCATCCGCCGCAGTCGGCGCTTTGCTCGCATTGCTGCTCAGTGGCAATGACCTGGGCATGATCGCGATCATCGGCATCATCCTGCTGATCGGTATCGTCAAAAAGAACGCGATCATGATGATCGACTTCGCCCTCGACGCCGAACGCAACCAGGGCCTGGACCCGCAAACGGCAATTTATCAGGCGGCGTTGCTGCGTTTTCGGCCGATTTTGATGACCACCCTCGCGGCCTTGTTTGGTGCGGTGCCATTGATGCTGGCCAGTGGTTCCGGCGCCGAACTGCGCCAACCGCTGGGTCTGGTGATGGTCGGCGGCTTGCTGGTAAGCCAGGTGTTGACGCTGTTCACCACGCCGGTGATCTACCTGTATTTCGACCGCCTTGGCCGCCGCTGGCGCAAAGAGCCGCAGAGCCTGGAGCCGGTTGAGTCATGA
- a CDS encoding MdtA/MuxA family multidrug efflux RND transporter periplasmic adaptor subunit gives MVDHSMQSSPRNSRRWLFGLLVLLVIAGLCWKFWPAGHTDASAQKPAGHTGKTGMARPGFGGSTGPIPVRVAPAVLGEFPVYYKALGTVTALNTINVRSRVGGELVKIAFEEGQMVKAGDLLAEIDPRSYQNALLQAQGTLLQNQAQLKNAQVDVQRYRDLYAQDSIAKQTLDTAEALVMQYQGTVKTNQGAVDDAKLNLEFTKIRAPISGRVGLRQVDVGNLVAANDTTFLAVITQTQPISVVFTLPENTLDTVLTRYHAGNKLPVEAWDRGDVKQQAVGVLQSLDNQIDVTTGTLKFKGRFDNKDQALFPNQFVNVHLLADTLHNVVLAPSAAIQFGNSGTFVYKLDGDKKVKMQPLVVGDTDGDNTVIKEGLVAGDRVVLEGTDRLKDGSDIEVVNDSSEVPTTPTEHLQGKPAAKGETGANAGKAQKVGS, from the coding sequence ATGGTTGATCACTCCATGCAATCCTCCCCCCGCAACTCCCGTCGCTGGCTGTTCGGCCTGCTCGTGCTGTTGGTTATCGCCGGCCTGTGCTGGAAATTCTGGCCCGCCGGCCATACAGATGCCAGCGCGCAGAAACCGGCCGGGCATACCGGCAAGACGGGGATGGCGCGCCCAGGTTTCGGGGGTTCCACCGGCCCGATCCCGGTGCGCGTGGCGCCAGCGGTACTGGGCGAGTTCCCGGTGTACTACAAGGCCTTGGGCACGGTGACCGCGCTCAACACCATTAATGTACGCAGCCGGGTGGGCGGTGAGCTGGTCAAGATCGCCTTCGAAGAAGGGCAGATGGTCAAGGCGGGTGACCTGTTGGCGGAGATCGACCCGCGCAGCTACCAGAACGCCTTGCTCCAGGCTCAGGGCACGTTGTTGCAGAACCAGGCCCAACTGAAAAACGCCCAGGTTGATGTGCAGCGTTACCGTGACCTGTATGCCCAGGACAGCATCGCCAAACAGACCCTGGACACCGCCGAAGCCTTGGTCATGCAATACCAGGGCACGGTCAAGACCAATCAGGGTGCGGTGGACGACGCCAAGCTCAACCTCGAATTCACCAAGATCCGCGCGCCAATCAGCGGCCGCGTCGGCCTGCGTCAGGTTGACGTCGGCAACCTGGTGGCGGCCAACGACACCACCTTCCTGGCGGTGATCACCCAGACCCAGCCGATCAGCGTGGTCTTCACCCTGCCGGAAAACACCCTCGACACCGTGCTCACCCGTTACCACGCCGGCAACAAGCTGCCCGTGGAAGCCTGGGACCGTGGCGATGTGAAACAGCAGGCGGTCGGCGTGTTGCAGAGCCTGGACAACCAGATCGACGTGACCACCGGCACGCTCAAATTCAAAGGCCGATTCGATAACAAGGACCAGGCGCTGTTCCCCAACCAATTCGTCAACGTACACCTGCTGGCCGACACCTTGCACAATGTGGTGCTGGCGCCGTCCGCCGCGATCCAGTTCGGCAACAGCGGCACCTTCGTCTACAAGCTCGACGGTGACAAAAAGGTCAAGATGCAGCCGTTGGTGGTCGGTGATACCGATGGTGACAACACCGTTATCAAGGAGGGCCTGGTGGCCGGTGACCGCGTGGTCCTGGAAGGCACCGACCGCCTCAAGGACGGCAGCGACATCGAAGTGGTCAACGACAGTAGCGAAGTGCCGACCACGCCGACCGAACACCTGCAAGGCAAGCCTGCGGCAAAAGGGGAGACCGGCGCTAACGCCGGCAAGGCGCAAAAGGTCGGTTCATGA
- the tpx gene encoding thiol peroxidase has protein sequence MAQVTLRGNPVQVEGELPKTGSTAPEFSLVATDLSDATLETFAGKRKVLNIFPSVDTPTCATSVRKFNAQANDVSNTVVLCISSDLPFAQKRFCGTEGLDNVLSLSDFRNADFAVDYGVSLADGPLRGLTARAVVVLDENNNVLHSELVAEIGQEPNYEAALAVLK, from the coding sequence ATGGCTCAAGTCACCCTTCGTGGTAACCCTGTCCAGGTTGAAGGCGAATTGCCGAAAACCGGTTCCACCGCTCCAGAATTCAGCCTTGTCGCTACAGACCTGTCGGACGCAACCCTGGAAACGTTCGCCGGCAAGCGCAAAGTACTGAACATCTTCCCAAGCGTCGACACCCCGACCTGCGCGACTTCGGTACGCAAATTCAACGCCCAGGCCAACGACGTGAGCAACACTGTTGTGCTGTGCATCTCCTCTGACCTGCCGTTTGCCCAGAAGCGTTTCTGCGGCACCGAAGGCCTGGACAACGTGCTGAGCCTGTCGGACTTCCGCAACGCCGACTTCGCCGTTGACTACGGTGTGTCCCTGGCCGATGGCCCACTGCGAGGCCTGACCGCCCGTGCCGTGGTGGTACTGGATGAAAACAACAACGTGCTGCACAGCGAACTGGTTGCGGAAATCGGCCAAGAGCCAAACTACGAAGCGGCCCTGGCTGTTTTGAAGTAA
- a CDS encoding glycosyltransferase, with amino-acid sequence MNQPATKVLVIGYVWPEPRSSAAGGHMMQILQSFLDQGWDITFSSPATIGEHKADLPALGITECAIELNNSSFDDFIRALAPDIVLFDRFMMEEQFGWRVEQCCPDALRVLETSDLQSLRDARQQRFKAQLKAHPDSDDFSALFKPALQEEFQLMADTDIAKREIAAIYRCDISLMISDVEIRLLTEQFKVPAALLHGCPLMLEPPVAAFAPFEDRAHFLSIGNFRHAPNWDAVLWMKNSLWPLIRQQLPGAQLHIYGSYTPPKATALHNPAQGFHVMNWAEDALQVMGAARICLAPLRFGAGIKGKLMDAMLCGTPNITTPIGAEAMGDDQPWPGVIEQSAEALAAAAVALYQDRERWTQAQEDGRRLLARRYDQSLHGPALVACLEHCRSRLAAHRRDNFTGSMLRHHAHKSTQYMSQWIEAKNRGV; translated from the coding sequence ATGAATCAGCCCGCCACCAAAGTCCTGGTCATCGGTTATGTCTGGCCGGAACCCCGCTCCTCGGCCGCTGGCGGGCATATGATGCAGATTCTGCAGAGTTTCCTCGACCAGGGCTGGGACATTACTTTCAGCAGCCCGGCGACCATTGGCGAACACAAGGCCGACTTGCCTGCCCTGGGCATCACCGAGTGCGCCATCGAGCTCAATAACAGCAGTTTCGATGATTTTATCCGCGCGTTAGCCCCGGATATTGTGTTGTTCGACCGTTTCATGATGGAGGAGCAGTTCGGCTGGCGCGTGGAACAATGCTGCCCCGATGCCTTACGCGTGCTGGAAACCTCCGACCTGCAAAGCCTGCGCGATGCGCGTCAGCAGCGTTTCAAGGCGCAGCTCAAGGCCCACCCTGACAGCGACGATTTCAGCGCGCTGTTCAAGCCGGCACTGCAGGAAGAGTTCCAGTTGATGGCCGACACCGACATCGCCAAGCGCGAGATCGCTGCCATTTACCGCTGTGATATCAGCCTGATGATTTCCGATGTGGAAATCCGCCTGCTCACCGAGCAATTCAAGGTGCCTGCCGCCCTGCTCCACGGGTGCCCGTTGATGCTGGAGCCGCCGGTTGCAGCCTTTGCGCCGTTTGAAGACCGCGCGCACTTTCTCAGCATCGGCAATTTCCGCCACGCGCCCAATTGGGATGCGGTGCTGTGGATGAAGAACAGCCTGTGGCCGTTGATCCGCCAGCAACTGCCGGGGGCACAGCTGCATATATACGGTTCCTACACGCCGCCCAAAGCCACCGCCCTGCACAACCCGGCGCAAGGTTTTCATGTGATGAACTGGGCTGAAGATGCGCTGCAGGTCATGGGGGCTGCGCGTATCTGCCTGGCGCCGCTGCGTTTTGGCGCCGGCATCAAGGGCAAGCTGATGGATGCCATGCTTTGCGGCACGCCAAACATCACTACGCCGATTGGCGCCGAGGCCATGGGCGACGATCAGCCGTGGCCCGGTGTTATCGAGCAGAGCGCCGAGGCCCTGGCCGCTGCCGCCGTGGCGCTGTATCAGGACCGCGAACGTTGGACCCAGGCCCAGGAAGACGGCCGCCGATTGCTGGCTCGGCGCTACGACCAAAGCCTGCATGGCCCCGCCCTGGTGGCCTGCCTGGAACACTGCCGCAGCCGCCTTGCTGCCCATCGCCGCGACAATTTCACCGGCAGCATGCTGCGTCACCATGCGCATAAAAGCACCCAGTACATGTCGCAGTGGATCGAGGCAAAAAACCGCGGCGTATAA